In one Bacillus sp. PK3_68 genomic region, the following are encoded:
- a CDS encoding LysE/ArgO family amino acid transporter — protein MDAIIHGIILAFGLILPLGVQNVFVFSQGATQPKLFQALPAAITAALCDTLLIILAVFGLSVIVLQFEWLRVSLMIVGILFLLYMGYAIWRSAPMDTEENKALSIRRQIIFALSVSLLNPHAILDTVGVIGTSALRYVGTEQVFFTIACVTVSWIWFLGLTIAGAIMKKLDGTGGLMNIFNKCSGLFIWGTAVYLLIGLI, from the coding sequence ATGGATGCCATTATCCACGGGATCATTTTAGCCTTTGGTCTTATTTTGCCTTTAGGCGTGCAAAATGTATTTGTATTTTCGCAAGGAGCCACACAGCCAAAACTGTTTCAAGCACTGCCGGCGGCTATTACAGCTGCATTGTGCGATACACTTTTAATTATCTTAGCCGTGTTTGGTCTATCCGTGATTGTTTTACAATTTGAATGGCTACGGGTTAGTCTCATGATCGTCGGAATTTTATTTTTGCTTTACATGGGGTACGCTATTTGGCGGTCTGCGCCAATGGATACGGAAGAGAATAAAGCATTATCAATCCGGCGGCAAATTATTTTCGCTTTATCTGTTTCTTTACTAAATCCTCATGCTATTTTAGACACAGTGGGAGTGATCGGGACAAGTGCATTAAGATATGTTGGCACAGAGCAAGTTTTTTTTACAATCGCCTGTGTGACAGTGTCTTGGATTTGGTTTTTGGGATTGACGATTGCAGGTGCGATTATGAAAAAGCTTGATGGTACAGGAGGGTTAATGAATATATTCAACAAATGCTCTGGTCTATTTATCTGGGGAACTGCCGTTTATCTGTTGATTGGATTGATATGA